CGTCGCCTTATCCATCATGGTCTTTTTCGCGCTCTGCTGCCAATGCGCGGCGACATTGGCTGTGATCCGCCGAGAAACCAATTCCTGGAAATGGCCGCTTTTCGCGTTTGGCTACATGACGGCTTTAGGCTATATTGGCGCTTTTGCGGCCTATCATCTCACGATGAAGTTCTATCTGTCGTAGGAGGATGCTTATGGGATGGCAGGAAGTCATTGCTTTGCTCATTGCGTCGGTCTGCGCTTTCTTCGCGGCGCGCTCCGTTTATTCTATCTTTGCGGGGAAAAACGGCTGCTCGAAGGGATGCCATTGCGCCGCAAAAAATTCCCGGCCGATTCGGATCGAATCGCTTCCCCATAGATTTCATTCCGCCCCCGTCCGCCGCGTGAAAAACGACTGATATTTTTCTCTCTATCCACTATATTGTCTGAATCGGGATATCCAGGTCCCGGCCATCCCGATTTTTACAATTTCATTCACCTTTGAGCCTGCCTCTCCTCTCATGGTTCTCTCTATTTCTTTTCGCAGCCGTATAATATAATCTTTTATCATGCTTTGCTTCTCAATATATGTATTAGAGTAGAAATAACTGGGGATGAAGCGACGTATCGCCAACGCGAAAAATTAATATGGGAGAATGGGAGGAATAAATATGATTTTCGATCTGGATATGATTCGATCGGTTTACGCTCGCTTCGCCGAGCGGGTGGAAGCGGCCCGGAAAATCGTAGGCCGACCTTTGACCTTGGCGGAAAAAATCCTCTATACGCATCTCTATAAGGGAAAGTCGGCCGAATCCTATACGCGCGGCGAGTCCTACGTCGACTTCGCTCCCGACCGCGTAGCTATGCAGGACGCCACCGCCCAGATGGCGCTTTTGCAATTTATGCAGGCGGGCAAGCCGCGAACCGCCGTCCCTTCCACCGTCCATTGCGATCATCTAATCCAAGCTCGCACCGGCGCCGCTCATGACCTTTCCGCCGCCGTGGACATCAACAAGGAAGTGTACGATTTTCTATCTTCCGTCTCCAACAAATACGGCATCGGCTTTTGGAAACCCGGCGCGGGCATCATTCACCAGGTGGTTTTGGAAAATTACGCTTTTCCCGGCGGCATGATGATCGGCACGGATTCCCACACGCCTAATGCGGGTGGTCTGGGCATGATCGCCATCGGCGTCGGCGGCGCGGACGCCGTCGATGTCATGGCTGGTATGGCCTGGGAATTGAAATTTCCCAAACTCATCGGAGTCAAATTGACAGGCAAGCTGAGCGGCTGGACGGCGGCCAAGGACGTTATCCTCAAAGTCGCGGGCATCCTCACCGTCAAAGGCGGCACCGGCTGCATCGTCGAATATTTCGGCGAGGGCGCCGAAAGTCTCTCTTGCACCGGCAAGGGGACTATCTGCAATATGGGCGCCGAGATTGGCGCGACAACCTCCGTTTTTGCCTATGACGAAAAAATGTCCGCTTACTTGAAAGCCACGGGCCGCGCCGAAGTCGCCGCATTGGCCGACGGTTTGAAAGATTATCTGCGCAGCGACCGAGAAGTGTACGAGAATCCCGAATCGTTCTACGAGCGGATTGTCGAGATCGATCTTTCCGAACTTGAGCCGCACCTCAACGGCCCCTTCTCTCCCGATAAGGCTTGGCCAATATCCCAGTTCGCCCAGGCCGTCAAGGAGAACGGCTATCCTGAAAAATTAGAGGCGGGTCTCATCGGTTCTTGCACCAACGCTTCCTATGAAGACCTAGACCGCTCTGCCTCACTCGCCCGCCAGGCCGTTGAGAAAAAACTGAAGCCCCAATCCGAATTTTACGTTACTCCCGGTTCCGAACAGGTGCGATACACCATCGAGCGCGATGGCCAGTTGGAATTATTCAGCCGCATGGGCGCCATCGTTCTCGCCAATGCCTGCGGCCCCTGCATTGGACAATGGGCGCGCGCCGGGGCGGAAAAGCAGGAGATGAATTCCATCATCACTTCCTTCAACCGCAATTTCGCCAAACGCGCCGACGGCAATCCCAATACCCACGCTTTCGTCGCCTCCCCCGAAATCGTAACGGCGATGGTTCTCGGCGGCAGCATGACCTTCAATCCCCTCACGGATTCTCTCGTCAACGAGGAAGGACAATCGGTGAAACTTGACGAACCCCAAGGCGCCGAACTGCCTCCACGCGGCTTCGACGTGAAGGACCCCGGCTACCAAGCTCCGGCGGCGGACGGCTCCGCCATTCAGGTCGTTGTCAATCCCGATTCCCAACGCTTGCAGCTCCTCCAACCCTTCGCGCCTTGGGAAGGAACCGATCTCAAGGATTTAAAATTGCTTATCAAGGCCAAAGGGAAATGCACGACGGATCATATATCTATGGCCGGCCCGTGGCTGCGCTTTCGCGGGCATCTCGACAATATTTCCAACAACTGCTTCATCGGCGCCATCAACTTCGCCAACGACAAGGCCAATAGCGTCAAAAATCAACTCACGGGCGAATACGTCTCGCCGCCCGACGCCGCCCGCGCCTACAAAGCGGCGGGATTCGGCTCCGTCGTCTTCGGCGACGAAAATTACGGTGAGGGTTCTTCCCGTGAACACGCCGCTATGGAGCCGAGACACTTGCGGGTGCGCGCCGTCATCGCCCGCTCTTTCGCCCGCATTCACGAGACGAATTTGAAGAAGCAGGGAATGCTGGCGCTGACGTTTGCGAATAAGGACGATTACGATAAAGTGCAAGAGGACGATTCGATCGATATCCTTGGCCTCGATCAATTCGCGTCCGGCAAACCTCTAACGATCATTCTTCATCACGCCGACGGATCGCAGGATGAAATAGAGGCGACGCATTCCTACAACCAAGCGCAAATCGAATGGTTCAAAGCCGGAAGCGCCCTGAATTTGATTAAGGCGAAGGAATCGACTTAAAAGGACGTTGTTTCTCGAATAAGATAATTATTGGCAGGTTTGGATCGCGTTTTATGATCTGGCAGAGAGATTGAAGGATCAAACGACGCGATTTGTCAACGGCTATATGCCGCCGTTTAAAGATCCAAAGCGTATTTTAATGCTTGATCCAAGTTGGCAAGTTGCCGGGTAGTTAACGATCCCAATTTCTTAGTAAGGCGAGATCGATCCAAAACGGCGATTTGATAACAGAGAGCTACGGAATCTCGAGTCAATCCATTTTCTTCGGCGGGAATCAAAACCGTTCCAGGAATCATCGCCCGGCGCAAATTAGTTGTAAACGGAACAACCACTATCGTAGAAGTAAAGCGAGCCAGCGTATTTCGTTGAATGATCGCCACGGGACGGATGCCGGATTGTTCGGAACCTCGCGACGGATTCAAATCGGCTAAATACACGTCGCCCCGATTCATGCTTGTTCCTCCTGTTGCAGAAGGCGGAGAGTATCGGCTGCGATTTCATCAGCCCATTGAATATCTTCCTCGCGGAATTCTTCACATAGACGGAAGGCATCCTCATCCGATATGGCGTCCCATTTGCGAATTTGTTCGCGATCCCGCAGGAACAACGCAAAATCCAGAACTTCAGCCAGTCGTTCTGGCGGAAGATTGTCGATCGCCTTAATCAAATCATCGGTAATTTTATCGGATAAAGCCATTGCTAAACGCCTCTCATCATTTTTTATTGTATCTATTATATTCTTTTTGAGGAGATTCGATATCAAAAATATTCATTAAAGAAAGCGTAATAATAAACATAATTTACTCATGTTGCGCAGCCTGTGGTCGCAGGCGTCCCGCTTGTACGATAGAGGAATCGTATCAGAGCCGCGATTAGACTTTCTATCTGGTGCGTTTCAGAATCGCGGAACTACGAAAAAACGGCGAATTCCACGAAATTTTCGAATCACGGATATCCCGGATTCTATTGGATTTCACGGAAAAATCTTTCATACTGCGCGATTCCTTGCGTCAACTGTTTTTCTTTTCTTTTTTCGCGTCTTTCCTTTTCATTTCGCATTTTCGCGATTCAAAACGGCGATCATCACAAACCTCTTCAACTTTTTATCGAGCGTAACATGATTTTTTCACAAAAAGTCAAAAAAAATTACTGACGCCAGTGTATTTTTCCAGGGTATAATTTCAATTCTTATAGCCTAAGCGATAAGAAGCAGTTAAGTGTTGATCCCGTAATTTGCGTTCATCTTTTTTATGTTTTTTCTTGGATTTTTTTAAAAAATATCTATTGACAAACTCCACTTTCATCCGAAAATACAACTCCTATTTCATCTTTTTTCTCGGCTTCTCTTTTAATGTTCTTTTGTTACATCGCAGGCTTGGAAAGCCTATAATTTGAGTTGAGGGAATTTTATGGCCAAGGCGCAACCTCTCGTATCGGCGGATCGCACGCTGCCCCATAATCCCGATGCGGAGAAGCATGTCCTGGGAGCCATGATTCGCGATGACGAAGCGCTCCATCGCGCTCATGAAATCCTTAACGAATCCGATTTTTATCAACCCAACCATCAAATCATATTCCGCGCTTTGATGGAATTGTCCACCAAAAGCGTCGCCATCGATTTGATGACGCTGGCCGACGCTTTGGAACGGCGCGGCGAATTGACCTCTTCCGGCGGCGGCTTCTATCTGGCGGAACTGGCGTCCAGCGTGGTTACGACGGCCAACGTCGAATATCACGCCCGCATCGTCCGCGAGCGTTCCATGCGCCGCCGGTTGATTCGCGAGTGCTCCGAAATCATTCAGGACGCTTACGATAACGGCGACGAAGCGGAAGCCATCGTTTCCCACGCCGAATCGCGCATTTTCAATCTCTCGCAATTGCGCCGGGGAAGGTCGTTCAATCCCGTAGGCAAATTTCTGGAAGCGGCGATCGAAAAAGTGCAACTGGCGCATGAGAGCGAAGGCGCATTGACCGGCCTGGGCAGCGGCTTCCGCGATTTGGACGCGCTGACTTCCGGCTTTCAACCGTCCGATCTCATCATTCTTGCCGCCCGTCCTTCTGTGGGTAAGACGAGTTTTGTGCTCAATATCGCGGAAAACGCGGCTATGGCGAATTCGACGGTAGGCGTCTTCTCCCTGGAAATGAGCAGCGAACAGATCGCCGAGCGCATCTTGTGTTCACAGGCGCAAGTCAATCTCAAACATCTGCGTTCGGGCTATTTTACGAAACGGGATGCAACGAAATTGCTGCAAACCGCCAGCCGCATTCACGATATCCCCCTCTATATCGACGACACGCCCAACCTTACGCCTACGGAAGTATTCAGCCGCTCGCGAAGATTGAAATCGGAGCGGCCCGATTTATCCCTGTTGATTATCGACTATCTGCAACTTATGAGCGGCGGCGGACGCATCGAAAGCCGCCAGCAGGAAGTATCGGAAATTTCGCGTTCACTGAAAATTCTCGCCCGCGATCTCAATATACCCATTATCGCCTGCTCCCAGCTCTCCCGCGCCATCGAAAAGCGCGACGACCATCTGCCCCGCCTCTCCGATTTGCGCGAATCCGGCGCTATCGAACAGGACGCCGACTTGGTCGTCTTTCTGCATCGGGAGCCGCTGAAAGGAGCGTTCGAAGGCGACGAAGAGGATTTGGAGGCGGGCCGGGAAATCCATTACTCCTACAAATTAATCGTCGGCAAGCACCGCAACGGCCCCATC
This genomic interval from Candidatus Omnitrophota bacterium contains the following:
- a CDS encoding aconitate hydratase, whose amino-acid sequence is MIFDLDMIRSVYARFAERVEAARKIVGRPLTLAEKILYTHLYKGKSAESYTRGESYVDFAPDRVAMQDATAQMALLQFMQAGKPRTAVPSTVHCDHLIQARTGAAHDLSAAVDINKEVYDFLSSVSNKYGIGFWKPGAGIIHQVVLENYAFPGGMMIGTDSHTPNAGGLGMIAIGVGGADAVDVMAGMAWELKFPKLIGVKLTGKLSGWTAAKDVILKVAGILTVKGGTGCIVEYFGEGAESLSCTGKGTICNMGAEIGATTSVFAYDEKMSAYLKATGRAEVAALADGLKDYLRSDREVYENPESFYERIVEIDLSELEPHLNGPFSPDKAWPISQFAQAVKENGYPEKLEAGLIGSCTNASYEDLDRSASLARQAVEKKLKPQSEFYVTPGSEQVRYTIERDGQLELFSRMGAIVLANACGPCIGQWARAGAEKQEMNSIITSFNRNFAKRADGNPNTHAFVASPEIVTAMVLGGSMTFNPLTDSLVNEEGQSVKLDEPQGAELPPRGFDVKDPGYQAPAADGSAIQVVVNPDSQRLQLLQPFAPWEGTDLKDLKLLIKAKGKCTTDHISMAGPWLRFRGHLDNISNNCFIGAINFANDKANSVKNQLTGEYVSPPDAARAYKAAGFGSVVFGDENYGEGSSREHAAMEPRHLRVRAVIARSFARIHETNLKKQGMLALTFANKDDYDKVQEDDSIDILGLDQFASGKPLTIILHHADGSQDEIEATHSYNQAQIEWFKAGSALNLIKAKEST
- the dnaB gene encoding replicative DNA helicase, which codes for MAKAQPLVSADRTLPHNPDAEKHVLGAMIRDDEALHRAHEILNESDFYQPNHQIIFRALMELSTKSVAIDLMTLADALERRGELTSSGGGFYLAELASSVVTTANVEYHARIVRERSMRRRLIRECSEIIQDAYDNGDEAEAIVSHAESRIFNLSQLRRGRSFNPVGKFLEAAIEKVQLAHESEGALTGLGSGFRDLDALTSGFQPSDLIILAARPSVGKTSFVLNIAENAAMANSTVGVFSLEMSSEQIAERILCSQAQVNLKHLRSGYFTKRDATKLLQTASRIHDIPLYIDDTPNLTPTEVFSRSRRLKSERPDLSLLIIDYLQLMSGGGRIESRQQEVSEISRSLKILARDLNIPIIACSQLSRAIEKRDDHLPRLSDLRESGAIEQDADLVVFLHREPLKGAFEGDEEDLEAGREIHYSYKLIVGKHRNGPIGEVDIYFAREYTRFFDAARETNEDEGVPF
- a CDS encoding type II toxin-antitoxin system PemK/MazF family toxin — encoded protein: MNRGDVYLADLNPSRGSEQSGIRPVAIIQRNTLARFTSTIVVVPFTTNLRRAMIPGTVLIPAEENGLTRDSVALCYQIAVLDRSRLTKKLGSLTTRQLANLDQALKYALDL